From the Osmerus eperlanus chromosome 21, fOsmEpe2.1, whole genome shotgun sequence genome, one window contains:
- the nckap1 gene encoding nck-associated protein 1 isoform X5 yields the protein MSRGVMQPSQQKLAEKLTILNDRGIGMLTRIYNIKKACGDPKAKPSYLVDKNLESAVKFIVRKFPAVETRNNNLAQLQKEKSEILKNLALYYFTFVDVMEFKDHVCELLNTIDACQVFFDITVNFDLTKNYLDLVVTYTTLMMLLSRIEERKAIIGLYNYAHEMTHGASDREYPRLGQMIVDYENPLKKMMEEFVPHGKSLSEALVSLQMVYPRRNLSADQWRNAQLLSLISAPSTMLNPAQSDTMPCEYLSLDAMEKWIVFGFILCHAVLTSDAAALSLWKLALQSSTCLCLFRDEVFHIHKAAEDLFVNIRGYNKRINDIRECKEQALSHAGSMHRERRKFLRSALKELATVLADQPGLLGPKALFVFMALSFARDEIIWLLRHADNIQKKSTDDFIDKHIAELIFYMEELRAHVRKYGPVMQRYYVQYLSGFDAVVLNELVQNLSVCPEDESIIMSSFVNTMTSLSVKQVEDGDVFDFRGMRLDWFRLQAYTSVSKASLGIADHRELGKMMNTIIFHTKMVDSLVEMLVETSDLSIFCFYSRAFEKMFQQCLELPSQSRHSISFPLLCTHFMSCTHELCPEERHHIGDRSLSLCNMFLDEMAKQARNLITDICTEQCTLSDQLLPKHCAKTISQAVNKKSKKQTGKKGEPEREKPGVESMRKNRLLVTNLDKLHTALSELCFSINYVPNMVVWEHTFTPREYLTSHLEIRFTKSIVGMTMYNQATQEIAKPSELLTSVRAYMTVLQSIENYVQIDITRVFNNVLLQQTQHLDSHGEPTITSLYTNWYLETLLRQVSNGHIAYFPAMKAFVNLPTENELTFNAEEYSDISEMRSLSELLGPYGMKFLSESLMWHISSQVAELKKLVVDNVEVLTQMRTSFDKPEQMAALFKKLSSVDSVLKRMTIIGVILSFRSLAQEALRDVLSCHIPFLVSSVEDFKDHIPRETDMKVAMNVYELSSAAGLPCEIDPALVVALSSQKSENISPEEEYKIACLLMVFVAVSMPTLASNVMSQYSPAIEGHCNNIHCLAKAINQIAAALFTIHKGSIEDRLKEFLALASSSLLKIGQETDKMTTRNRESVYLLLDMIVQESPFLTMDLLESCFPYVLLRNAYHAVYKQSISASA from the exons ATGTCGCGGGGCGTAATGCAGCCGAGCCAGCAGAAGCTGGCGGAGAAACTCACCATCCTCAATGATCGGGGGATCGGGATGCTCACCCGCATCTATAACATCAAAAAG GCATGTGGAGACCCCAAGGCCAAGCCCTCATACCTGGTGGACAAGAACCTGGAGTCGGCTGTCAAGTTCATCGTCCGGAAGTTCCCTGCTGTCGAGACCAGGAACAACAAC CTCGCCCAGCTGCAGAAGGAGAAGTCTGAGATCCTGAAGAACCTAGCCCTATACTACTTCACCTTTGTCGATGTCATGGAATTCAAG gaccatgTCTGTGAACTACTGAACACTATTGATGCCTGCCAAGTCTTCTTTGATATT ACGGTGAACTTTGACCTGACCAAGAACTACCTGGATCTAGTGGTGACCTACACAACACTAATGATGCTGCTGTCCAGAATCGAGGAAAGGAAGGCCATCATCGGCCTTTACAACTACGCCCACGAGATGACCCACGGCGCTAG TGACCGGGAGTACCCCCGTCTGGGGCAGATGATCGTAGATTATGAGAACCCCCTGAAGAAGATGATGGAGGAGTTTGTCCCTCACGGCAAG tctCTGTCGGAGGCTCTGGTGTCTCTTCAGATGGTCTACCCCAGGAGGAACCTGTCAGCTGACCAGTGGAGGAACGCTCAGCTGCTCAGTCTAATCAGCGCCCCCAGCACCATGCTGAACCCCGCCCAATCAGACACG ATGCCATGTGAATATTTGTCCCTGGACGCCATGGAGAAATGGATTGTGT TCGGGTTCATCCTGTGCCACGCGGTGCTGACCAGCGACGCGGCGGCCCTCAGCCTGTGGAAGCTGGCCCTGCAGAGCTCCACATGCCTGTGCCTGTTCAGGGACGAGGTGTTCCACATACACAAGGCTGCCGAGGACTTGTTTGTAAACATCCGCGG CTACAACAAACGTATCAATGACATCAGAGAATGCAAGGAGCAGGCCCTCTCTCACGC TGGTTCAATGCACAGAGAAAGGCGTAAGTTCCTGAGGTCTGCTCTGAAGGAGCTGGCTACTGTCCTAGCTGACCAGCCTGGTCTGCTGGGccccaag GCTCTGTTTGTGTTCATGGCTCTGTCGTTCGCCCGCGATGAGATCATCTGGCTGCTGCGGCACGCCGACAACATCCAGAAGAAGAGCACAGACGACTTCATCGACAA ACACATAGCAGAGCTGATCTTCTACATGGAGGAGCTGAGGGCTCACGTCAGGAAGTACGGCCCGGTGATGCAGCGGTACTACGTCCAGTACCTGTCCGGCTTCGATGCCGTGGTGCTCAACGAGCTGGTGCAG aacctgtctgtgtgtccggaGGATGAGTCTATCATCATGTCTTCCTTCGTCAACACTATGACCTCTCTCAGCGTCAAACAAG TGGAGGATGGAGACGTGTTTGACTTCCGGGGCATGAGGCTGGACTGGTTCCGTCTGCAG GCCTACACCAGTGTGTCGAAGGCGTCTCTGGGCATAGCGGACCACCGCGAGCTGGGCAAGATGATGAACACCATCATCTTCCACACCAAGATGGTGGACTCCCTGGTGGAGATGCTGGTGGAGACATCAGACCTCTCTATCTTCTG CTTCTACAGCCGGGCGTTTGAGAAGATGTTCCAGCAGTGTCTGGAGCTGCCCTCTCAGTCGCGCCactccatctccttccccctGCTCTGCACACACTTCATGAGCTGCACCCACGAGCTCTGCCCAGAGGAG CGGCATCACATTGGAGACcgcagcctgtctctctgcaacATGTTCCTGGACGAGATGGCCAAGCAGGCACGCAACCTCATCACCGACATCTGCACTGAGCAGTGCACACTGAGCGACCAG ctgCTGCCCAAGCACTGTGCTAAGACCATCAGCCAGGCGGTGAACAAGAAGTCTAAGAAGCAGACGGGGAAGAAGGGCGagccggagagagagaagcccggGGTGGAGAGCATGAGGAAGAACAGACTGCTGGTCACGAA tctggACAAGCTGCACACCGCCCTCTCAGAGCTGTGCTTCTCCATCAACTACGTGCCCAACATGGTGGTGTGGGAGCACACCTTTACTCCTCGCGAGTACCTCACCTCCCACCTGGAGATACGCTTCACcaa atCCATCGTGGGGATGACCATGTACAACCAGGCCACGCAGGAGATCGCCAAGCCGTCGGAGCTGCTGACGAGCGTGCGGGCCTACATGACGGTGCTGCAGTCCATAGAGAACTACGTGCAGATCGACATCACGCGCGTCTTCAATAACGTGCTGCTGCAGCAGACCCAGCACCTGGACAGTCACGGAGAACCCACCATCACCAGCCTCTACACCAACTG gtaccTGGAGACCCTGCTGCGTCAGGTCAGTAACGGCCACATCGCCTACTTCCCAGCCATGAAGGCCTTCGTCAACCTGCCCACGGAGAACGAGCTCACCTTCAACGCCGAGGAGTATTCTGACATCTCGg agatGCGCTCCCTGTCAGAGCTGCTGGGGCCGTACGGGATGAAGTTCCTGAGTGAGAGTCTGATGTGGCACATCTCCTCCCAGGTGGCAGAGCTCAAG AAACTGGTGGTTGACAACGTGGAGGTGCTGACTCAGATGAGGACCAGCTTTGACAAACCAGAACAGATGGCTGCGCTCTTCAAGAAGCTCTCct CTGTCGACAGCGTTCTGAAGAGGATGACCATCATTGGCGTCATCCTGTCTTTCCGCTCTCTCGCACAGGAGGCACTCCGCGAC GTGCTGTCCTGTCATATCCCCTTCCTGGTCAGTTCTGTGGAGGACTTCAAGGATCACATCCCCAGGGAGACTGACATGaag gtggccATGAACGTGTACGAGCTGTCGTCTGCGGCCGGTCTGCCCTGCGAGATCGACCCTGCTCTGGTGGTGGCGCTGTCCTCCCAGAagtctg agaaCATCAGTCCAGAGGAGGAGTACAAAATCGCCTGTCTTCTGATGGTGTTTGTGGCCGTCTCCATGCCAACGCTGGCCAGCAACGTCATGTCCCAGTACAGCCCAGCTATCGAAG GCCACTGTAACAACATCCACTGCCTGGCCAAGGCCATCAACCAGATAGCTGCTGCTCTCTTTACTATTCACAAGGGAAGCATCGAGGACCGTCTCAAGGAGTTCCTGGCT ctggcctcctccagcctgttgAAGATCGGTCAGGAAACAGACAAGATGACAACACGCAACCGAGAGTCTGTCTACCTCCTGCTGGACATG atcgTGCAGGAGTCTCCCTTCCTCACCATGGACCTGCTGGAGTCGTGTTTCCCGTACGTTCTCCTGAGGAATGCCTACCACGCCGTGTACAAGCAGAGCATCAGCGCCTCTGCCTAG
- the nckap1 gene encoding nck-associated protein 1 isoform X3 gives MSRGVMQPSQQKLAEKLTILNDRGIGMLTRIYNIKKQGQVWKACGDPKAKPSYLVDKNLESAVKFIVRKFPAVETRNNNLAQLQKEKSEILKNLALYYFTFVDVMEFKDHVCELLNTIDACQVFFDITVNFDLTKNYLDLVVTYTTLMMLLSRIEERKAIIGLYNYAHEMTHGASDREYPRLGQMIVDYENPLKKMMEEFVPHGKSLSEALVSLQMVYPRRNLSADQWRNAQLLSLISAPSTMLNPAQSDTMPCEYLSLDAMEKWIVFGFILCHAVLTSDAAALSLWKLALQSSTCLCLFRDEVFHIHKAAEDLFVNIRGYNKRINDIRECKEQALSHAGSMHRERRKFLRSALKELATVLADQPGLLGPKALFVFMALSFARDEIIWLLRHADNIQKKSTDDFIDKHIAELIFYMEELRAHVRKYGPVMQRYYVQYLSGFDAVVLNELVQNLSVCPEDESIIMSSFVNTMTSLSVKQVEDGDVFDFRGMRLDWFRLQAYTSVSKASLGIADHRELGKMMNTIIFHTKMVDSLVEMLVETSDLSIFCFYSRAFEKMFQQCLELPSQSRHSISFPLLCTHFMSCTHELCPEERHHIGDRSLSLCNMFLDEMAKQARNLITDICTEQCTLSDQLLPKHCAKTISQAVNKKSKKQTGKKGEPEREKPGVESMRKNRLLVTNLDKLHTALSELCFSINYVPNMVVWEHTFTPREYLTSHLEIRFTKSIVGMTMYNQATQEIAKPSELLTSVRAYMTVLQSIENYVQIDITRVFNNVLLQQTQHLDSHGEPTITSLYTNWYLETLLRQVSNGHIAYFPAMKAFVNLPTENELTFNAEEYSDISEMRSLSELLGPYGMKFLSESLMWHISSQVAELKKLVVDNVEVLTQMRTSFDKPEQMAALFKKLSSVDSVLKRMTIIGVILSFRSLAQEALRDVLSCHIPFLVSSVEDFKDHIPRETDMKVAMNVYELSSAAGLPCEIDPALVVALSSQKSENISPEEEYKIACLLMVFVAVSMPTLASNVMSQYSPAIEGHCNNIHCLAKAINQIAAALFTIHKGSIEDRLKEFLALASSSLLKIGQETDKMTTRNRESVYLLLDMIVQESPFLTMDLLESCFPYVLLRNAYHAVYKQSISASA, from the exons ATGTCGCGGGGCGTAATGCAGCCGAGCCAGCAGAAGCTGGCGGAGAAACTCACCATCCTCAATGATCGGGGGATCGGGATGCTCACCCGCATCTATAACATCAAAAAG CAAGGACAAGTTTGGAAG GCATGTGGAGACCCCAAGGCCAAGCCCTCATACCTGGTGGACAAGAACCTGGAGTCGGCTGTCAAGTTCATCGTCCGGAAGTTCCCTGCTGTCGAGACCAGGAACAACAAC CTCGCCCAGCTGCAGAAGGAGAAGTCTGAGATCCTGAAGAACCTAGCCCTATACTACTTCACCTTTGTCGATGTCATGGAATTCAAG gaccatgTCTGTGAACTACTGAACACTATTGATGCCTGCCAAGTCTTCTTTGATATT ACGGTGAACTTTGACCTGACCAAGAACTACCTGGATCTAGTGGTGACCTACACAACACTAATGATGCTGCTGTCCAGAATCGAGGAAAGGAAGGCCATCATCGGCCTTTACAACTACGCCCACGAGATGACCCACGGCGCTAG TGACCGGGAGTACCCCCGTCTGGGGCAGATGATCGTAGATTATGAGAACCCCCTGAAGAAGATGATGGAGGAGTTTGTCCCTCACGGCAAG tctCTGTCGGAGGCTCTGGTGTCTCTTCAGATGGTCTACCCCAGGAGGAACCTGTCAGCTGACCAGTGGAGGAACGCTCAGCTGCTCAGTCTAATCAGCGCCCCCAGCACCATGCTGAACCCCGCCCAATCAGACACG ATGCCATGTGAATATTTGTCCCTGGACGCCATGGAGAAATGGATTGTGT TCGGGTTCATCCTGTGCCACGCGGTGCTGACCAGCGACGCGGCGGCCCTCAGCCTGTGGAAGCTGGCCCTGCAGAGCTCCACATGCCTGTGCCTGTTCAGGGACGAGGTGTTCCACATACACAAGGCTGCCGAGGACTTGTTTGTAAACATCCGCGG CTACAACAAACGTATCAATGACATCAGAGAATGCAAGGAGCAGGCCCTCTCTCACGC TGGTTCAATGCACAGAGAAAGGCGTAAGTTCCTGAGGTCTGCTCTGAAGGAGCTGGCTACTGTCCTAGCTGACCAGCCTGGTCTGCTGGGccccaag GCTCTGTTTGTGTTCATGGCTCTGTCGTTCGCCCGCGATGAGATCATCTGGCTGCTGCGGCACGCCGACAACATCCAGAAGAAGAGCACAGACGACTTCATCGACAA ACACATAGCAGAGCTGATCTTCTACATGGAGGAGCTGAGGGCTCACGTCAGGAAGTACGGCCCGGTGATGCAGCGGTACTACGTCCAGTACCTGTCCGGCTTCGATGCCGTGGTGCTCAACGAGCTGGTGCAG aacctgtctgtgtgtccggaGGATGAGTCTATCATCATGTCTTCCTTCGTCAACACTATGACCTCTCTCAGCGTCAAACAAG TGGAGGATGGAGACGTGTTTGACTTCCGGGGCATGAGGCTGGACTGGTTCCGTCTGCAG GCCTACACCAGTGTGTCGAAGGCGTCTCTGGGCATAGCGGACCACCGCGAGCTGGGCAAGATGATGAACACCATCATCTTCCACACCAAGATGGTGGACTCCCTGGTGGAGATGCTGGTGGAGACATCAGACCTCTCTATCTTCTG CTTCTACAGCCGGGCGTTTGAGAAGATGTTCCAGCAGTGTCTGGAGCTGCCCTCTCAGTCGCGCCactccatctccttccccctGCTCTGCACACACTTCATGAGCTGCACCCACGAGCTCTGCCCAGAGGAG CGGCATCACATTGGAGACcgcagcctgtctctctgcaacATGTTCCTGGACGAGATGGCCAAGCAGGCACGCAACCTCATCACCGACATCTGCACTGAGCAGTGCACACTGAGCGACCAG ctgCTGCCCAAGCACTGTGCTAAGACCATCAGCCAGGCGGTGAACAAGAAGTCTAAGAAGCAGACGGGGAAGAAGGGCGagccggagagagagaagcccggGGTGGAGAGCATGAGGAAGAACAGACTGCTGGTCACGAA tctggACAAGCTGCACACCGCCCTCTCAGAGCTGTGCTTCTCCATCAACTACGTGCCCAACATGGTGGTGTGGGAGCACACCTTTACTCCTCGCGAGTACCTCACCTCCCACCTGGAGATACGCTTCACcaa atCCATCGTGGGGATGACCATGTACAACCAGGCCACGCAGGAGATCGCCAAGCCGTCGGAGCTGCTGACGAGCGTGCGGGCCTACATGACGGTGCTGCAGTCCATAGAGAACTACGTGCAGATCGACATCACGCGCGTCTTCAATAACGTGCTGCTGCAGCAGACCCAGCACCTGGACAGTCACGGAGAACCCACCATCACCAGCCTCTACACCAACTG gtaccTGGAGACCCTGCTGCGTCAGGTCAGTAACGGCCACATCGCCTACTTCCCAGCCATGAAGGCCTTCGTCAACCTGCCCACGGAGAACGAGCTCACCTTCAACGCCGAGGAGTATTCTGACATCTCGg agatGCGCTCCCTGTCAGAGCTGCTGGGGCCGTACGGGATGAAGTTCCTGAGTGAGAGTCTGATGTGGCACATCTCCTCCCAGGTGGCAGAGCTCAAG AAACTGGTGGTTGACAACGTGGAGGTGCTGACTCAGATGAGGACCAGCTTTGACAAACCAGAACAGATGGCTGCGCTCTTCAAGAAGCTCTCct CTGTCGACAGCGTTCTGAAGAGGATGACCATCATTGGCGTCATCCTGTCTTTCCGCTCTCTCGCACAGGAGGCACTCCGCGAC GTGCTGTCCTGTCATATCCCCTTCCTGGTCAGTTCTGTGGAGGACTTCAAGGATCACATCCCCAGGGAGACTGACATGaag gtggccATGAACGTGTACGAGCTGTCGTCTGCGGCCGGTCTGCCCTGCGAGATCGACCCTGCTCTGGTGGTGGCGCTGTCCTCCCAGAagtctg agaaCATCAGTCCAGAGGAGGAGTACAAAATCGCCTGTCTTCTGATGGTGTTTGTGGCCGTCTCCATGCCAACGCTGGCCAGCAACGTCATGTCCCAGTACAGCCCAGCTATCGAAG GCCACTGTAACAACATCCACTGCCTGGCCAAGGCCATCAACCAGATAGCTGCTGCTCTCTTTACTATTCACAAGGGAAGCATCGAGGACCGTCTCAAGGAGTTCCTGGCT ctggcctcctccagcctgttgAAGATCGGTCAGGAAACAGACAAGATGACAACACGCAACCGAGAGTCTGTCTACCTCCTGCTGGACATG atcgTGCAGGAGTCTCCCTTCCTCACCATGGACCTGCTGGAGTCGTGTTTCCCGTACGTTCTCCTGAGGAATGCCTACCACGCCGTGTACAAGCAGAGCATCAGCGCCTCTGCCTAG